A genomic segment from Halobellus litoreus encodes:
- a CDS encoding Rieske (2Fe-2S) protein, giving the protein MPDSSADDPSLHRVASVGELEAGDSSVVDVDGEQVALFHLNDEYFALSNVCPHQGGPLGQGRVEDECVYCPWHGWQFDVESGEHVQGDDVVPTYEVVVEDGDIHVRV; this is encoded by the coding sequence ATGCCAGACTCCAGCGCGGACGACCCGTCGCTCCACAGAGTGGCGTCAGTCGGTGAACTCGAAGCCGGGGACTCGTCCGTCGTCGACGTCGACGGCGAACAGGTCGCACTGTTCCATTTGAACGACGAGTACTTCGCGCTCAGTAACGTCTGCCCGCATCAGGGCGGGCCGCTGGGACAGGGCCGCGTCGAGGACGAGTGCGTGTACTGCCCCTGGCACGGGTGGCAGTTCGACGTCGAATCCGGCGAACACGTCCAAGGCGACGACGTGGTTCCGACGTACGAGGTAGTGGTGGAAGACGGCGACATCCACGTTCGCGTGTGA
- a CDS encoding amidohydrolase family protein, giving the protein MDHAVIDGEWHSAESGADIREYISDDEMRENEKQGYLAGPEEWGPIQWDGWDRSAGGRTEINIHSPDITDAEDVDPVRKQLGIDTVVFSPGQFRMTTIPAQDKQVMYMRAFNDLTVDRFARGDGTYYAKLYIFGDHPEESAEEIERHGDKDGVVGAMITDVGPTFPMGHKSYEPIYEAAEKHDLPIILHSTTGIVPGFPIAGMQPKNFAEFHTLGHTIPKMWHANSLILRGIVEKYDVDFGFWEGGLSWIPALGERLDREYLERSSEFADLSQLPSEYLSEFYYGTQPLPEEATKMVDVVDLIERADLEDQVLYCSDRPHQDFDAPAAVDNVEGLTDEQKHKIFEHNARELFGI; this is encoded by the coding sequence ATGGATCACGCGGTAATTGATGGCGAGTGGCACAGTGCGGAGTCCGGAGCCGACATCCGGGAGTACATCTCGGACGACGAGATGCGGGAAAACGAGAAGCAGGGCTATCTCGCGGGCCCCGAGGAGTGGGGGCCGATCCAGTGGGACGGCTGGGATCGGAGCGCGGGCGGTCGGACTGAGATCAACATCCACTCGCCGGATATCACGGACGCGGAGGACGTCGATCCCGTCCGGAAACAGCTCGGAATCGACACGGTCGTCTTCTCTCCCGGGCAGTTCCGGATGACCACGATTCCCGCACAGGACAAGCAGGTGATGTACATGCGGGCGTTCAACGATCTCACCGTCGATCGGTTCGCCCGCGGCGACGGGACGTATTACGCGAAACTCTACATCTTCGGCGATCACCCCGAGGAGAGCGCCGAAGAGATCGAACGCCACGGCGACAAGGACGGCGTCGTGGGCGCGATGATCACGGACGTCGGCCCCACGTTCCCGATGGGGCACAAGAGCTACGAGCCGATCTACGAGGCCGCTGAGAAGCACGACCTCCCGATCATCCTCCACTCGACCACGGGAATCGTTCCGGGGTTCCCCATCGCCGGAATGCAGCCGAAGAACTTCGCGGAGTTCCACACGCTCGGACACACGATCCCGAAGATGTGGCACGCGAACAGTCTGATTCTCCGCGGTATCGTCGAGAAGTACGACGTCGACTTCGGCTTCTGGGAAGGCGGCCTCTCGTGGATCCCGGCGCTGGGAGAGCGCCTCGACCGCGAGTATCTCGAACGATCCAGCGAGTTCGCCGACCTGTCACAACTCCCGAGCGAGTACCTCTCGGAGTTCTACTACGGCACGCAACCCCTACCAGAGGAGGCGACGAAGATGGTCGACGTCGTCGACCTCATCGAACGGGCGGACCTCGAAGATCAGGTGCTGTACTGCTCGGACCGTCCGCACCAAGACTTCGACGCGCCCGCGGCGGTCGATAATGTCGAAGGGCTGACTGACGAACAGAAGCATAAGATATTCGAACATAACGCTCGCGAGCTGTTCGGTATCTGA
- a CDS encoding triose-phosphate isomerase, whose product MTLDYPTFLVNFKLYAGTAGEEGLDLAETIASVTERTGASLAVAPQTPDLYRIASETDLPVVAQSVDAVNAGRGTGKVALPTVAAAGADGVLVNHPESPQTLSEIESIVESGKDQGVESIVCVDSVETGRAVLAFDPDCLLFEKPADIGTGRSLPRTAPERVEAFVSMVEETNPRTRVLLGGGISSSADVEAALKLGADAAGAASAFVDATDREAWLSEVAETLVSEASADSRR is encoded by the coding sequence ATGACACTGGACTACCCCACCTTCCTCGTCAATTTCAAACTCTACGCGGGAACGGCCGGCGAGGAAGGCCTCGACCTCGCTGAGACGATCGCGTCGGTGACGGAGCGGACGGGCGCGTCTCTGGCCGTCGCTCCGCAGACGCCGGACCTCTACCGAATCGCCTCGGAAACCGACCTCCCGGTCGTCGCCCAGTCCGTCGATGCGGTGAACGCGGGGCGAGGGACCGGCAAGGTCGCCCTCCCGACCGTCGCGGCAGCCGGGGCGGACGGGGTCCTCGTCAACCACCCGGAGTCCCCACAGACGCTCTCTGAAATCGAATCGATCGTCGAGAGCGGTAAAGATCAGGGCGTCGAATCGATCGTCTGCGTCGACAGCGTCGAGACCGGTCGCGCGGTGCTCGCGTTCGACCCCGACTGCCTCCTGTTCGAGAAGCCCGCAGACATCGGAACGGGGCGCTCGCTCCCGAGGACTGCCCCCGAGCGCGTGGAGGCGTTCGTCTCGATGGTGGAGGAAACGAATCCCAGGACCCGTGTCCTTCTCGGTGGGGGGATCAGCTCGTCGGCCGACGTGGAGGCGGCCCTGAAACTCGGTGCCGACGCGGCCGGCGCTGCGTCAGCGTTCGTCGACGCGACCGATCGGGAGGCCTGGCTTTCCGAGGTCGCTGAGACGCTGGTCTCGGAGGCTTCCGCGGACAGTCGGCGATAG
- a CDS encoding AMP phosphorylase produces MKLTAEEIDIGTRTPTVLLNSTDASELGAHPLDRVRIRHGPDVATGIVEITDELVAPGLLGVTRQISHITGDVEITLASKPDSAAYITKKLDDVELEHDEIAAVVRDINHDLLSDVELGAFVSGLYAHGLSRAEIMNLTDSMVDIGETIEWDRKPIVDKHSIGGVAGNRVTPIVVPIVAAAGVPIPKSSSRAVTSAAGTADTMEVFCDVSFSVSEVRELVSKTNGCMVWGGAVNLSPVDDKIIRAETPLSLDPPGQVIASVLSKKKSAGATHVVIDLPYGEGAKVESLHEAREMAEDFTRVGANLGMEIDCAITRGEQPIGRGIGPVLEARDVLDVLSGDGPADLRSKSVRLAQILLDAAGVDETASGLVERGAAESKFREIIDAQNGDPDVSREDLSPGRHQETVYADRDGVVTHVDNKLVNELARRAGAPKDHGAGVYLHCRARDELTQGDPLLTLYAEKREKLDQAQSFWAEKAPVRVHESGEVVIEQW; encoded by the coding sequence ATGAAACTCACGGCAGAGGAGATCGACATCGGCACTCGGACGCCGACGGTGTTGCTCAACTCGACCGACGCGAGCGAACTGGGCGCACATCCGCTCGATCGCGTTCGGATCCGCCACGGTCCCGACGTGGCGACCGGGATCGTCGAGATCACCGACGAACTCGTCGCACCCGGACTGCTCGGCGTCACGCGCCAAATAAGCCACATTACGGGTGACGTCGAGATAACGCTCGCCTCGAAACCGGATTCGGCGGCCTACATCACGAAAAAGCTCGACGACGTCGAACTCGAACACGACGAGATTGCGGCCGTCGTCCGCGACATCAACCACGACCTGTTGAGCGACGTCGAACTCGGGGCGTTCGTCTCCGGTCTGTACGCCCACGGCCTCTCGCGGGCGGAAATTATGAACCTCACCGACAGTATGGTCGACATCGGTGAGACGATCGAGTGGGACCGGAAGCCGATCGTCGACAAACACTCGATCGGCGGCGTCGCCGGCAACCGCGTCACGCCGATCGTCGTCCCGATCGTCGCCGCGGCGGGCGTGCCGATTCCGAAGTCCTCCTCGCGTGCGGTGACGTCGGCGGCCGGAACAGCGGACACGATGGAGGTGTTCTGCGACGTTTCGTTCTCCGTCAGCGAGGTACGGGAACTCGTCTCGAAGACTAACGGGTGTATGGTCTGGGGCGGTGCGGTCAACCTCTCCCCGGTCGACGACAAGATCATCCGCGCGGAGACTCCCCTCTCGCTGGATCCCCCTGGGCAGGTCATCGCATCGGTGCTCTCGAAGAAGAAGAGCGCGGGCGCGACCCACGTCGTCATCGACCTGCCGTACGGGGAGGGTGCCAAGGTCGAAAGCCTCCACGAGGCCCGCGAGATGGCCGAGGACTTCACGCGCGTCGGAGCGAACCTGGGAATGGAGATCGACTGTGCGATCACGCGGGGCGAACAGCCCATCGGACGGGGGATCGGACCGGTGCTGGAGGCACGAGACGTTCTCGACGTCCTCTCGGGGGATGGGCCGGCAGATCTCAGATCCAAGAGCGTTCGACTCGCGCAGATCCTGCTCGACGCTGCCGGGGTCGACGAGACAGCGTCGGGCCTCGTCGAACGCGGCGCGGCGGAATCGAAGTTCCGCGAGATCATCGACGCGCAGAACGGAGACCCGGACGTGTCGCGGGAGGACCTCTCGCCCGGGAGACACCAAGAGACTGTATATGCCGACCGCGACGGCGTCGTCACCCACGTCGACAACAAGCTCGTAAACGAACTGGCCCGCCGCGCTGGCGCCCCGAAAGATCACGGTGCGGGCGTCTATCTCCACTGTCGAGCGCGCGACGAACTGACCCAGGGGGACCCGCTTCTCACGCTGTACGCCGAAAAGCGCGAGAAACTAGACCAGGCACAATCGTTCTGGGCGGAGAAGGCACCGGTCAGGGTTCACGAATCCGGGGAAGTGGTGATCGAACAGTGGTGA